GATTATCATTAAGTATGGGAACACAGTTTATTTAAGGCATGCCTCATCCCTCAAGGAATGCAGAAAAGTAGTAGACCAGAATTTCAAACAGTATATTGCTGATAAACCTGGCGTTGTGGTACTTCAACCAAAGGGCTAAAATAAGGATCTGGGTGACGGGAGTGGAGGAGGCATCCTCTCAAAAAGAAGAGGGGAGCGAGAGGATGCCTTTGGGAAGGACATTACTTAACGATTTTCCTGAAGGATGGAGACGCTGAGAATTTAGGTACCTTCTTTGCGGGAATCATCATCGGTTTGCCGGTCTTGGGATTTCTTCCTTTCCGGGCTTTTCTCTTAGCTACTGAAAAGGTCCCAAAGCCGACCAGGATAAGTCTGTCGCTTTTCTTCATAGCATCTTTCACCACGTCAACGAAACAGTTTACCGCTTTTTCCGCCTGAGTTTTGTTTAATTTTGACTTAGCCGCTACTTTTGCAATAAAATCTGCTTTTGTCATCTGCTTATCACCTCCTTATCTTGCGTTTTATGTTTTCTTTCTTTCAATTCTATCCTCCTCCGCATAAGCAATATCAGGAAAGCAGATACATTCATCCCGAGAATGGAAGCCCTTTATATCCGCCTTCGGCACCTTAAGTTGTTGGTTCGGAAGGGGCTTCCGCCCCCCCCCTTATTTCTTCTTACCTGTTACTTTCTTCTTTGTTGCTACTTTTTTCTTCACCGCCATTATGCTCACCTCCTTTCTTACATTTTATGCTCCCTTTCTTCCAATTCTATCCTCCCCCTCCGTATAAGCAATCTCAGGAAAGCAGATACATTCATCCCGAGAATGGAAGCCCTTTTCTCTAAAATCTCGTTCTCTTCTTTGCTTAAACGCACAATAACTGGGATCGATTTCTTCTCTTCCTCTGACTTCTTCCTCGCCATATATTCCTACCTGCAATACATTATAGATATGATAAAAATATAATGTCAAGCAAAATCTTACATAAAAGATTAAAAAAAATATATAATAGTTAGTAATAGTTTAACAAAAGATAAGAATAGTAATATAAGAGATTAGTATCATTATATAAAAGATAAGAATAGAAATATAAAATATAATAATAGTAATATAATAGATATTTAATATAATATATTATATTACTAAGGTATTACAGTATGATTTTTTGTTTAAAGTTTGAAAGGTTGAGCGAAAAAGCAATAAAAAGATAAATATTTTGAACACCCACCGAGGTGGGTACCCGGAGCGGAGAAAAAGCGTACCGGCGAGCCTTTATTCCTATTTTAAATTTGTGATCTCATCCTTAAGCCACCAGAGAAGTAGTAGCCCTGGCAGGGCGGTGAGGGTCGTGATGAAAAAGAATATTGCCCATCCTGTAGATTCCACAACATATCCGGATGTGGGTGAGATAAAGACCCGACCAAGTGCAGAGAGCGATGAAAGGAGTGCAAATTGTGTGGCGCTATAACGCTTATTGCACAATGCCATAATGAATGCAGCAAAGGCTGCCATCCCCATACCACCCGACAGGTTTTCGAATGCCACCGCAAATATCATCACTCCATAGTTTTTTCCTGTCCATGCAAGCACCATAAATGAAAGGTTGGACACCATTTGTAACAGTCCAAATATCATGAGCGAGCGGAACAGGCCGAGCTTTATCATAATGGCCCCTCCATACATAGCCCCAACAATCAGGGCGACAAACCCCATGCCTTTGTTTATTGTGCCTACGTCTGTTGCAGAAAAACCAATCCCACGGAGGAGGAATGGGGTAGTCATGCTTCCCGCATATGCATCCCCTAATTTATAGAGCACAATA
The DNA window shown above is from Pseudomonadota bacterium and carries:
- a CDS encoding HU family DNA-binding protein, with product MTKADFIAKVAAKSKLNKTQAEKAVNCFVDVVKDAMKKSDRLILVGFGTFSVAKRKARKGRNPKTGKPMMIPAKKVPKFSASPSFRKIVK